The segment ATGCAGACCTGAATCGGCTGTTGTCGACGGAAGTTGATGGGCAATGCGGGCCTTCGCGGCGGGTGTTCATTTGCGCGCCCGGCGCCATCCGAGAGCGGACCAAACCTTCCCGCCCGCCCGGGCCGATCCGCTGGTCGGCCCCGGCTGGAAAAATCGCCGCGCGCATGCACATTGCCGCATGCTGCAACTGTCCGGAATTCATCACCTCACTGCGGTCACGGCGGCCGCGTCCCGGAATCACGCCTTCTACACCCGCGCGCTCGGAATGCGGCTGGTGAAGAAGTCGGTGAACCAGGATGACGTGTCCGCGTATCACCTGTTCTATGCCGATGGTGCCGGTTCGCCCGGCACGGACCTGACGTTCTTCGACTGGCCGGCGGCGCGGGAGCGGCGCGGCACGCACAGCATCGTCCGCACGGGACTGCGTGTGGCCGACGAGGCGACGCTCCGGTGGTGGGTCGAGCGGCTCACGGCGGAAGGCGTGCGACCGCAGTCGATCGCCGCGATCGACGGCCGGCTGACGGTCGAGTTCGAGGATTTCGAGGGACAGCGGCTGGCGCTGATCGTCGACGCACAGCCGCGCGAACCAGCGCGGCCGTGGAACAAGAGCCCGGTGCCGGCAGAACGGCAGATCCTGGGCCTGGGACCGATTACCCTCAGCGTGCCGGCGCTCGCACCGACCGATGCGGTACTTACCCAGGTGATGAACTTGCGACCCGGCCGGGAGTATGTGCAGGGCGAGGCCAAGGTGCACGTGTATGAAATGGGGCCGGGCGGCGCGGCGGCGGAGCTGCACGTGATCGTGCAGCCGAACCTGCCGGCGGCGCGACTCGGTGCGGGCGGCGTACACCACGTGGCGTTCCGGACGACCCGGGCCGACTACGAGGCTTGGGGGCAACGCCTGCAGGAGCTACATATTCCCTCCAGCGGGCCGGTCGACCGGTTCTACTTCCAGAGTCTCTATTTTCGTGAGCCGAACGGGATCCTGTTCGAGATCGCAACGGATGAACCCGGGTTTGCCGCGGACGAGCCGCTCGAACACCTTGGCGAAAAGCTCGCGCTGCCGCCGTTTCTCGAAGGACGCCGCCCAGAAATCGAGGCCGGGCTGAAGCCCCTCGCGTAGCGACGACGCAACGTCCGGGCGTGGCTTACGCGCACGCGCGGAGCGCCGTGCGTACCTTGCCGCTGTCGAGCGGCTTGAGCAGGTAGCTGTCGATGTGCAGATGGCTCAAGGCGACGATCTTGTCGCGATCGCGCAGCCCGGATACGACCGCGATCCGCAACGCATGCAGCTGTGGATCCTGCCGGATCTGCCGGATCAGTTCGAGACCGTCCATTCCCGGCATTTGCAGATCGATGAAGCAGATATCCGGCGCCGGGTTTTTCCGCAGCAGTTCCAACGCCTTGAGACCGTCTTCGGCCTCGATCACGCTCCAGTAGTCCTCTTCCTTCGCCATCGCGGCGAGGGCCGCGCGGGCGACATTGTCGTCGTCAACGACCAGGGCGACCTTGCTCAGCAGATTGCGCAGTCCACTGGAATCCTCGTCCGGATCGGGGATCGTGGCGAGAATCGGCCGGAGCACGCTGAGGATTCGCTCCGTCTCGAACGGTTTCAGCAGGTAACCGTCGATCGCGAGCTTGGCTAGTGCCAGAATGGTGGCCCGGTCGCGGTTGCCGGAAGCGATGACGACGCGCAAGCCGCGCAGATCGGGATCATCGCGGATCCGTCGGAGGAATTCGACGCCGCCGATTTTCGGCATCTGGAGATCGACGATGCATAGCTGCGGGCGAAAACCACGGCGAAGCAGGTCCAGCGCCTTCTGGCCGTCGATCGCCTCGTGGATTTTCCAGGACGACTCGGCGCCCAGAATTTCGCGGAGCGCGGTGCGTTCGATCGCCTCGTCTTCGACGATGAGGATTTGCTTGCTCATGGGGAAAGTTTCGCGGGCGCTGCGGCGGTCCGGCTGGCGCGTACCTTTTCATACTCCTGCTCGATCTGCCCGAGCAGCGCGGCGAGCGCGGCGGGCGTTGCGGTCAGCGCCTGCGCCTCGACCGACGCGGCGAGCTCGCTCATCCGGACCGCGTCGACATAGCGCGCGGCGCTCTTGAGCGCGTGGGCGGTGCCGCCCAAGCCGTTGCGATCACCGGCTTCGAGCCCGGCGCGCATCGCCGTGATCCGCTTCGGCGCGTCCTCGTGAAAAATCGCGATCAGCTGCTGCTTCGTGCGGTCGGGCAGTGCGGGGGCGGCCGGCGCCGAGGCCGGTTCCTCGAGCAGTTTGAGCAACTCGGCCTCGCTCAATCCGGTGGGCGGCACGGAGGCGGAGGG is part of the Opitutus terrae PB90-1 genome and harbors:
- a CDS encoding ring-cleaving dioxygenase; amino-acid sequence: MLQLSGIHHLTAVTAAASRNHAFYTRALGMRLVKKSVNQDDVSAYHLFYADGAGSPGTDLTFFDWPAARERRGTHSIVRTGLRVADEATLRWWVERLTAEGVRPQSIAAIDGRLTVEFEDFEGQRLALIVDAQPREPARPWNKSPVPAERQILGLGPITLSVPALAPTDAVLTQVMNLRPGREYVQGEAKVHVYEMGPGGAAAELHVIVQPNLPAARLGAGGVHHVAFRTTRADYEAWGQRLQELHIPSSGPVDRFYFQSLYFREPNGILFEIATDEPGFAADEPLEHLGEKLALPPFLEGRRPEIEAGLKPLA
- a CDS encoding response regulator; the encoded protein is MSKQILIVEDEAIERTALREILGAESSWKIHEAIDGQKALDLLRRGFRPQLCIVDLQMPKIGGVEFLRRIRDDPDLRGLRVVIASGNRDRATILALAKLAIDGYLLKPFETERILSVLRPILATIPDPDEDSSGLRNLLSKVALVVDDDNVARAALAAMAKEEDYWSVIEAEDGLKALELLRKNPAPDICFIDLQMPGMDGLELIRQIRQDPQLHALRIAVVSGLRDRDKIVALSHLHIDSYLLKPLDSGKVRTALRACA